In Opitutaceae bacterium TAV5, one genomic interval encodes:
- a CDS encoding UDP-N-acetylglucosamine acyltransferase has product MIHPSAYVDPAAELGAGVEIGPFAYVGAGVRLGDGCRLHHHASVEGNTWLGERCDVFPYANLGAKTQDLKYKGGNPGVRIGARNVFREYVTVHAATADGDMTVMGDDNLFLAYCHVAHDCIVGNHVIASNGTGLAGHVIVEDYVVCGAHCGVHQFCRIGEHSMISAFTKIVQDITPWCIADGIPAAIRSINKVGLERRGFTPEQLDRIKQIYRILFRDGLNRSQAFEKLRAHPEADSPEIRTILAFAAKSERGLVPGS; this is encoded by the coding sequence ATGATTCATCCATCCGCCTACGTTGATCCGGCCGCCGAACTCGGCGCCGGTGTCGAGATCGGGCCCTTTGCCTATGTCGGCGCCGGCGTGCGCCTGGGCGACGGCTGCCGGCTCCACCACCACGCCTCGGTCGAGGGCAACACGTGGCTCGGCGAGCGCTGTGACGTCTTCCCCTACGCCAACCTCGGCGCGAAGACGCAGGACCTCAAATACAAGGGCGGCAACCCCGGCGTGCGCATCGGCGCGCGCAATGTGTTTCGCGAATACGTCACCGTCCACGCCGCCACCGCCGACGGCGACATGACGGTCATGGGCGATGACAACCTCTTCCTCGCCTACTGCCATGTCGCGCACGACTGCATCGTCGGCAACCACGTCATCGCCAGCAACGGCACCGGCCTCGCCGGCCACGTCATCGTGGAAGACTACGTGGTGTGCGGCGCCCATTGCGGCGTGCACCAGTTTTGCCGCATCGGCGAGCACTCCATGATCAGCGCCTTTACCAAGATCGTGCAGGACATCACGCCCTGGTGCATCGCCGACGGCATCCCGGCCGCCATCCGTTCGATCAACAAGGTGGGCCTCGAACGCCGCGGCTTCACGCCGGAACAGCTCGACCGGATCAAGCAGATCTACCGCATCCTCTTCCGCGACGGCCTCAACCGCTCGCAGGCCTTCGAGAAACTCCGCGCCCATCCCGAAGCGGACAGCCCGGAAATCCGGACGATCCTCGCCTTCGCCGCCAAAAGCGAACGCGGCCTCGTCCCCGGTTCCTGA
- a CDS encoding type IV secretion protein Rhs, with translation MRSLFRPFIQDFRYAFRLVGRKTMIAVFAAMGLACAVASGGRAQVIDEPVAVAVKVVISATTTGYIPPRTSAYLYNQGSIEATIGDTAPVTVTGKGKIKTPVETRFLEPGRYYDLVINSVETGDKTVVLTPAPGYSVHVDGETKTKFKMSGKVSTKSFRILPAAPAQPAPAGQATSLASGRIHWQVSLGSLRNGESAGSLLLVGSGTSPWDPYCLPETLALQEESEEIKVHRNNKTDDANRSARQIMTNEAFVDIVADSATSYSIKFYNPLQATGSGFPSKPMTVTGEPFVSYKVEKTGDFALRITREIRSPSSPADNAPVLRTDITTLERQGSGLGLTWIATGWTLAGAAPVSCDIRRWASVNPADPTAGHTEIVEISDSATPSGVVATRAERLHTGYTWGHTPTREQLGDVNPAVSFTDYHNNAGDRGSYGFISATRDNGGSWQAYDYFPADEDEDKKLGAISRTYTPFVNAPGSVTRNTGQVTTYEYAEDLFGMLTRLKKAETRINGILAGTTSIAYKHTDNTVIATRSDIGGADGAVTTTVTRYYKENHSNPLLRRQMYSLTQPSGARQSYVYQRGTWDASTLVFTKKDSGAASRIAVIAGASASVAGAKAVESWQGTSMEKVWLIPFKSTTETTIRDEFARVARTESHVWDGSAWQLTGWTRYTYNYVHQLTRRESHNGEIYEAGWSAGLLAWERDAAGIETRYDYDAGARCIRKTTLNPGGQNLVATFTYDAAGNVLREEISSPGTTEKLVSTFVYDKAGRLVKDTAPGRGERTFSYNPAARATTTTHPDGGQKTETLCLDGRPASVTGSAVIPEYHAYAVEADGRIRTQVNMATATSPRWARAWTDWLGRAVRAERPGAPGQPSLIEEQTYDTRGLLVRTTRTGLAPTLYEYGPTGEPLRSGLDINNNGVLDLAGPDRISETDTSFVSSFSNTFWEITTREYVYPRSGSDARELARISGRYLSGGTFLSSTTEYQAPYNFFYQTAVPDRANRKVIITHSQTGTSATQVETVTGNQATLKTLDGRELKTESDALRRPVRSTDPRTGVTTTTYIANTTLVSTIKDPSGNVTSMGYDSMGRKAWQCDALGKYTRYAWNQRGQLIRQWGDAIMPVELAYNAYGERISLSTWRNGSNWSSATWNATGATADQTTWTYDPATGLLLKKTDAANRSVEYTYNNRGQIRERRWARTLASGARLATTYEYDSQTGDLLATRYNDGTPAVTRTLNRLGLPDTISDITGTRTFGWSTGCPWQLHTETLPDYYQNRVFTRRYGIGIAAGLPAGFQLGTMPYREEFLAQSVKSDSVGRVTSIEHTIRAARQTFAYTYLANSTLVQNIAATGTGFARTHTWDAKRNLLTGVTGKWSAANRSAFAYEHDALGRRTAVVQSGDAFAAYGNSVRQQFEYSDRGELTAAHGYLGATATQAAALPGRGFRYSYDAAGNRRAAGRNGSAGLMENFTVNALNQITARENHTVSVSGTADADAVAVDGETADRAGRYWQQEVLLDNDEAPAARQVTAAAVRRGAGTGGADLVQVDRRFAFIGPATETLTYDADGNLTGDGRWNYYWDGENRLVAMETKPWAVVPGGPPAQRLEFMYDYMGRRVGKRVIEKPADGRPWLLTSDLKFVYDGWNLVAETKADGTFVRSYAWGLDLAGSLTATGGVGALLQMSDHTSGIAQNYFATYDGNGNIAALVRASDGFLAGVYEYSPFGELLRMQGEAAGQNPFRFSTKYTDDETGLIYYGQRYYDLHNGRFINRDPIEERGGYNLYGFCENDAVNQWDILGHGLWGKLKKPFKKVFKGMKKLVSVFIPAAPMVWKMAQRYPQVATVVAGIATAWIGGWGATLAGAAYGTTANAVIAGAAGGFGGGFVGTYASGGSFSQALKAGGIGAGMGAATGYIGAQVQKGINAWKNAEHEFYRIDADPNKPGLHLPEVKIPRSAITGDVKIFENGILNDLNAAIKNGWEHYNYDSFILAHNPTDGFIADIVETALGKLTGTSSLGRDLAGVLEQINPAGSSLYLHSQGAQIGMNALSHLASKGVSMAGLNVYGYGGATNLLTSRAIVKSVGANWAGWTINAFDAVPNIVGLNAVFAPHRFITSLAAAPFLFSPTGHEVMSPHTWSTGIWDPFNHTY, from the coding sequence ATGCGCTCGCTCTTCCGTCCCTTTATCCAGGATTTCCGGTACGCCTTTCGGCTCGTCGGCCGAAAGACAATGATTGCTGTGTTTGCCGCCATGGGGCTCGCTTGCGCCGTCGCATCCGGCGGCCGTGCGCAGGTCATTGATGAACCCGTTGCAGTCGCTGTGAAAGTCGTCATCTCCGCGACCACTACGGGGTATATTCCCCCTCGCACGAGCGCATACCTTTACAATCAGGGATCCATTGAAGCCACAATTGGTGATACCGCTCCTGTTACCGTCACGGGAAAGGGAAAGATAAAAACGCCAGTTGAAACCCGTTTTCTAGAACCGGGCCGTTATTATGATCTCGTGATCAATTCTGTGGAGACGGGAGACAAAACCGTCGTGCTTACCCCCGCCCCCGGCTACTCGGTTCATGTGGATGGCGAGACCAAGACCAAATTCAAGATGAGCGGCAAGGTCTCGACAAAATCCTTCCGCATCCTGCCGGCTGCGCCTGCGCAGCCCGCCCCGGCCGGTCAGGCCACGTCGCTGGCATCCGGGCGCATTCATTGGCAAGTTTCGCTCGGCTCCCTTCGCAATGGCGAATCTGCCGGCTCCCTGCTGCTTGTCGGCTCGGGCACCTCGCCTTGGGATCCTTACTGCCTGCCGGAGACGCTCGCCCTCCAGGAGGAATCGGAGGAGATAAAAGTCCATCGTAACAACAAAACAGACGATGCGAACCGGAGCGCTCGTCAGATCATGACGAACGAAGCATTTGTCGATATCGTCGCCGATTCCGCTACGTCGTATTCCATCAAATTCTACAACCCCCTCCAGGCGACCGGAAGCGGCTTCCCTTCAAAACCCATGACCGTCACCGGGGAGCCCTTCGTTTCCTACAAAGTCGAGAAAACCGGTGACTTCGCGCTGCGCATCACCCGCGAGATCCGCTCCCCGTCTTCTCCCGCCGACAACGCTCCCGTCCTGCGCACCGACATTACCACGCTGGAGCGGCAGGGCAGCGGTCTTGGCCTTACCTGGATCGCGACAGGCTGGACCCTGGCCGGCGCCGCACCCGTCTCTTGCGATATCCGTCGCTGGGCCTCCGTAAATCCGGCCGACCCCACCGCCGGCCATACCGAAATCGTCGAAATATCCGATTCGGCCACTCCCTCCGGTGTCGTTGCCACGCGGGCGGAACGCCTCCACACCGGCTACACGTGGGGCCACACTCCCACTCGCGAACAGCTTGGCGATGTCAATCCCGCCGTCTCCTTCACCGATTACCACAACAATGCCGGCGACCGCGGCAGTTACGGGTTCATCTCCGCCACGCGCGACAACGGCGGTTCCTGGCAGGCTTACGACTATTTCCCGGCCGATGAGGACGAAGACAAGAAACTCGGTGCCATCAGCCGCACTTACACGCCCTTCGTGAATGCCCCCGGATCGGTGACGCGCAACACCGGCCAGGTTACCACCTACGAGTATGCCGAAGACCTCTTTGGCATGCTGACCCGCCTGAAGAAGGCGGAGACCCGGATCAACGGAATCCTCGCCGGCACCACCAGCATCGCGTACAAACATACGGATAACACGGTGATCGCCACGCGGAGCGACATCGGGGGGGCCGACGGCGCGGTCACCACCACCGTCACCCGCTATTACAAGGAGAACCACTCCAATCCTCTCCTCCGCCGGCAGATGTATTCGCTCACGCAGCCGTCGGGAGCCAGGCAGAGTTACGTCTACCAGCGGGGGACATGGGATGCCTCGACCCTCGTCTTTACGAAAAAAGACAGCGGCGCCGCCTCGCGCATCGCCGTGATCGCGGGCGCCTCTGCCTCTGTCGCGGGAGCGAAAGCGGTGGAATCCTGGCAGGGGACCAGCATGGAAAAAGTCTGGCTGATCCCCTTCAAAAGTACGACTGAGACAACCATCCGCGACGAGTTCGCCCGCGTCGCCCGCACCGAGTCGCACGTCTGGGACGGCTCCGCCTGGCAGCTCACCGGCTGGACCCGTTACACCTACAACTACGTCCACCAGCTCACCCGCCGCGAATCCCACAACGGCGAGATTTACGAGGCCGGCTGGTCCGCCGGCCTGCTGGCCTGGGAGCGCGACGCCGCCGGCATCGAGACCCGCTACGATTACGATGCCGGCGCCCGCTGTATCCGGAAAACCACGCTCAATCCCGGCGGCCAGAATCTTGTGGCTACCTTCACGTACGACGCCGCCGGCAATGTGCTGCGCGAGGAGATATCCTCGCCCGGCACGACGGAAAAACTCGTTTCCACCTTCGTTTACGACAAGGCCGGCCGCCTCGTCAAAGACACCGCGCCGGGGCGCGGCGAGCGCACCTTCAGCTACAACCCCGCCGCCCGCGCCACCACCACGACCCACCCCGACGGCGGGCAGAAAACGGAAACCCTCTGCCTCGACGGCCGCCCCGCTTCCGTCACCGGCTCCGCCGTGATCCCCGAGTACCACGCGTACGCGGTCGAGGCGGATGGACGCATCCGCACCCAGGTCAACATGGCCACCGCCACCTCCCCTCGCTGGGCCCGCGCCTGGACCGACTGGCTCGGCCGTGCCGTCCGCGCCGAGCGCCCCGGCGCGCCCGGCCAGCCCTCCCTGATCGAGGAGCAGACTTACGACACCCGCGGCCTGCTTGTCCGGACCACCCGCACCGGCCTCGCTCCCACCCTTTACGAGTACGGCCCGACCGGAGAACCCCTCCGCAGCGGTCTCGACATCAACAACAACGGCGTGCTCGACCTTGCCGGCCCCGATCGTATCTCGGAGACGGATACATCCTTTGTCTCATCCTTCAGCAATACCTTTTGGGAAATAACAACGCGCGAATACGTTTATCCCCGCTCGGGAAGCGACGCCAGGGAACTCGCTCGCATATCCGGACGATATCTGTCGGGAGGCACATTTCTCTCCTCCACCACGGAATACCAGGCCCCCTATAATTTCTTTTACCAGACTGCCGTTCCTGATCGGGCCAACCGCAAAGTCATCATTACCCATAGCCAAACCGGCACCAGCGCCACACAGGTCGAGACCGTCACCGGCAACCAGGCCACGCTCAAGACTCTCGACGGACGCGAGTTGAAAACCGAGAGTGATGCCCTCCGGCGTCCCGTCCGCTCCACCGACCCGCGAACGGGCGTCACCACCACCACCTATATCGCCAACACCACGCTCGTCTCCACCATCAAGGATCCCTCCGGCAACGTCACCTCAATGGGTTATGACTCCATGGGCCGCAAGGCATGGCAGTGCGACGCCCTCGGCAAATACACCCGCTACGCCTGGAACCAGCGAGGTCAGCTGATCCGGCAATGGGGCGACGCCATCATGCCCGTGGAACTGGCCTACAACGCGTACGGCGAGCGCATCTCCCTGTCCACCTGGCGCAATGGCTCCAACTGGAGCTCCGCTACATGGAACGCCACCGGTGCCACCGCCGACCAGACCACGTGGACCTATGATCCCGCCACCGGCCTGCTCCTCAAAAAGACCGACGCCGCCAACCGCTCCGTCGAATACACCTACAACAATCGCGGCCAGATTCGCGAACGCCGCTGGGCGCGCACCCTCGCCAGCGGAGCCCGCCTTGCCACCACCTATGAGTACGACTCGCAGACCGGGGATCTCCTTGCCACCCGGTACAACGACGGCACCCCCGCCGTCACTCGCACGCTCAACCGCCTTGGCCTGCCCGACACGATTTCCGACATAACCGGCACCCGTACCTTTGGCTGGAGCACCGGCTGTCCCTGGCAACTCCACACCGAGACTCTGCCGGATTATTACCAGAACCGCGTTTTCACTCGCCGTTATGGCATCGGCATCGCCGCAGGCCTCCCCGCCGGCTTTCAACTGGGTACGATGCCCTATCGGGAGGAATTCCTCGCACAGTCCGTCAAATCCGATTCGGTCGGCCGCGTCACATCGATCGAGCATACCATTCGCGCCGCCCGCCAAACCTTCGCTTACACCTACCTCGCCAACTCGACGTTGGTCCAGAACATCGCAGCCACCGGCACCGGCTTTGCCCGGACGCACACCTGGGATGCGAAGCGCAACCTCCTCACCGGCGTGACCGGCAAGTGGAGCGCGGCCAACCGCAGTGCCTTTGCCTACGAACACGACGCCCTCGGCCGCCGCACGGCCGTCGTCCAGTCCGGCGACGCGTTTGCCGCCTACGGCAATTCCGTGCGCCAGCAGTTCGAGTACAGCGACCGCGGCGAACTGACTGCGGCGCACGGCTACCTCGGCGCCACCGCGACCCAGGCTGCCGCCTTGCCGGGGCGCGGTTTCCGCTACAGTTACGATGCCGCCGGCAACCGCCGCGCAGCCGGGCGCAACGGCAGCGCGGGCCTGATGGAGAATTTCACCGTGAACGCCCTCAACCAGATCACCGCCCGCGAAAACCACACCGTGTCGGTGAGCGGGACGGCGGATGCCGATGCCGTGGCGGTGGACGGCGAAACCGCCGACAGGGCGGGCCGGTACTGGCAGCAGGAAGTGCTGCTCGACAACGACGAGGCTCCGGCGGCCCGGCAGGTGACCGCCGCCGCCGTCCGGCGCGGGGCCGGGACGGGCGGGGCCGACCTTGTGCAGGTGGACCGCCGCTTCGCCTTCATCGGACCGGCGACGGAAACCCTGACCTACGATGCCGACGGCAACCTCACCGGCGACGGACGCTGGAATTATTATTGGGACGGCGAAAACCGACTCGTGGCGATGGAGACCAAACCGTGGGCGGTGGTCCCGGGGGGGCCGCCGGCGCAGCGGCTGGAATTCATGTACGACTACATGGGCCGCCGCGTGGGCAAGCGGGTGATCGAAAAGCCCGCCGACGGCAGGCCGTGGCTGCTGACGAGCGACCTGAAGTTTGTGTACGACGGCTGGAACCTCGTCGCGGAAACGAAGGCCGACGGCACCTTCGTGCGCAGCTACGCCTGGGGGCTGGACCTTGCCGGTTCGCTCACCGCGACCGGCGGGGTGGGGGCGCTCCTGCAGATGAGCGACCACACCTCCGGCATCGCCCAAAATTATTTTGCGACCTACGACGGCAACGGTAACATCGCCGCGCTGGTCCGGGCCTCGGACGGCTTCCTTGCCGGCGTGTACGAATACAGCCCCTTCGGCGAACTCCTGCGGATGCAGGGTGAGGCCGCCGGGCAAAACCCGTTCCGCTTCAGCACCAAATACACCGATGACGAGACCGGTTTGATCTATTACGGCCAGCGTTACTACGACCTGCACAACGGTCGGTTCATCAACCGCGACCCCATCGAGGAACGCGGCGGGTATAATTTGTACGGTTTCTGTGAAAACGATGCCGTGAATCAATGGGATATCCTCGGACATGGATTATGGGGGAAACTTAAGAAGCCCTTTAAGAAGGTATTCAAAGGTATGAAAAAGCTTGTTTCGGTTTTCATACCGGCTGCTCCCATGGTTTGGAAGATGGCACAACGCTATCCACAGGTGGCGACTGTTGTCGCAGGGATTGCAACGGCGTGGATAGGAGGATGGGGGGCTACACTTGCAGGTGCTGCTTATGGAACAACCGCAAATGCGGTTATAGCCGGCGCAGCCGGAGGGTTTGGAGGAGGCTTTGTTGGAACATACGCCAGCGGTGGCAGTTTTTCTCAAGCACTAAAAGCAGGTGGCATCGGCGCCGGTATGGGGGCAGCAACAGGGTATATCGGTGCACAAGTACAAAAAGGCATTAATGCTTGGAAAAATGCTGAGCATGAGTTTTACAGAATTGATGCTGATCCTAATAAACCAGGGTTGCATTTACCTGAAGTCAAAATTCCGCGTAGTGCCATCACAGGGGATGTGAAGATTTTTGAAAATGGTATACTGAATGATCTTAATGCGGCTATTAAAAACGGATGGGAGCATTACAATTATGATAGCTTCATATTGGCACATAATCCAACAGATGGCTTTATCGCTGATATTGTGGAAACTGCTCTAGGAAAACTGACAGGAACTTCCAGTCTCGGGCGTGATTTGGCAGGCGTCCTTGAGCAGATAAATCCAGCGGGATCTTCTCTTTACTTGCATAGTCAGGGTGCACAAATAGGTATGAACGCATTGAGTCATCTTGCATCCAAGGGAGTGTCTATGGCAGGACTAAATGTTTATGGATATGGTGGAGCCACCAATCTGCTAACCTCGCGGGCAATCGTTAAGTCTGTTGGTGCAAATTGGGCAGGATGGACGATCAATGCCTTCGATGCAGTACCCAATATTGTTGGATTGAATGCAGTTTTTGCACCTCACCGATTTATAACATCATTGGCTGCGGCTCCCTTCTTGTTCTCTCCAACAGGTCACGAAGTAATGAGTCCGCACACATGGAGTACTGGTATATGGGATCCATTTAACCATACTTATTGA